A genomic region of Drosophila gunungcola strain Sukarami unplaced genomic scaffold, Dgunungcola_SK_2 000063F, whole genome shotgun sequence contains the following coding sequences:
- the LOC128264275 gene encoding 60S ribosomal protein L21 yields the protein MTNSKGYRRGTRDMFSRPFRKHGVIPLSTYMRVFKIGDIVDIKGHGAVQKGLPYKAYHGKTGRIFNVTQHAVGVIVNKRVRGKILAKRVNVRIEHIHHSKCREDFLRRVKENERLLKEAKEKGQWVSLKRQPEQPKKAHFVKKLEDPIALAPIPYEFVA from the coding sequence ATGACCAACTCGAAAGGTTACCGCCGCGGCACACGAGATATGTTCTCCCGCCCCTTCCGCAAGCATGGTGTCATCCCACTGTCCACATACATGCGCGTCTTTAAGATCGGTGACATCGTGGACATAAAGGGACACGGAGCCGTACAGAAAGGTTTGCCCTACAAGGCTTATCATGGCAAGACCGGTCGGATCTTCAATGTGACTCAGCATGCTGTTGGTGTAATTGTAAATAAACGTGTTCGCGGTAAGATCCTTGCCAAGCGTGTCAATGTGCGCATCGAGCACATCCACCACTCCAAGTGCCGTGAGGATTTCCTGCGTCGCGTGAAGGAGAACGAGCGGCTGCTGAAGGAGGCCAAGGAGAAGGGTCAATGGGTCAGCCTTAAGCGTCAGCCTGAGCAGCCGAAGAAGGCGCACTTCGTTAAGAAGCTGGAGGATCCCATCGCTCTGGCTCCAATTCCATACGAGTTCGTTGCCTAA